In a genomic window of Saccharothrix sp. HUAS TT1:
- a CDS encoding GtrA family protein, producing the protein MPLVRRFLGLLPEPVRFLINKHRELIRFAVVGGTTFLIDNGVWYALKLTFLQDKVVTAKAIAVLVAVISSYVLSREWSFHTRGGRERHHEAALFFLVSGVGIGVNLLPLYVSRHVFDLHSEVADFASGSVIGMLLATGFKFWAMRKFVFPQADARPSVRPLHVVPERREVA; encoded by the coding sequence CTGCCACTAGTGCGCAGGTTCCTGGGCCTCCTCCCGGAACCGGTCCGGTTCCTGATCAACAAGCACCGCGAGCTGATCCGGTTCGCCGTCGTCGGCGGCACGACGTTCCTGATCGACAACGGGGTCTGGTACGCGCTCAAGCTGACCTTCCTGCAGGACAAGGTGGTCACGGCCAAGGCCATCGCCGTGCTGGTCGCGGTGATCTCGTCCTACGTGCTCAGCCGCGAGTGGTCCTTCCACACCCGGGGCGGACGTGAGCGGCACCACGAGGCGGCGTTGTTCTTCCTGGTGAGCGGCGTCGGCATCGGGGTGAACCTGCTGCCGCTGTACGTCTCGCGGCACGTGTTCGACCTGCACTCCGAGGTCGCCGACTTCGCCTCCGGCTCGGTGATCGGCATGCTGCTCGCCACCGGCTTCAAGTTCTGGGCGATGCGGAAGTTCGTGTTCCCCCAGGCCGACGCGCGGCCGTCGGTACGTCCGCTGCACGTCGTGCCGGAGCGGCGCGAAGTGGCCTGA